A genomic window from Brassica oleracea var. oleracea cultivar TO1000 chromosome C8, BOL, whole genome shotgun sequence includes:
- the LOC106310012 gene encoding uncharacterized protein LOC106310012, with amino-acid sequence MKKLYKKGTVHPSPQIKSDNQLHSLLPVAIYSLAAVLSPQDREVLAYLISTASYSGERNFTSRVNKTKPRIVSHSDNHSPLFHCDCFSCYTSYWVRWDSSPSRQLIHEIIDAFEDSLEKKKQTKKKKNITGKKDRRKRSGKSSALASPSFGPNDSEVPSRLSDESITSSSSSELVDGACSCNDSLESTAELQTGKACEEGAAEEEEKGSVRRFVSFIGEKVFGVWG; translated from the coding sequence ATGAAGAAGCTCTACAAGAAAGGAACAGTACACCCGTCGCCGCAGATAAAATCCGACAACCAACTTCATTCTCTCCTACCCGTTGCTATATATTCACTAGCGGCAGTGCTCTCTCCCCAAGACCGTGAAGTCTTGGCCTATCTCATATCAACCGCCTCTTACTCCGGCGAACGAAACTTTACCTCTCGCGTGAATAAAACCAAACCCCGCATAGTATCTCATTCCGACAACCACTCGCCTCTCTTCCACTGCGACTGTTTCAGCTGCTACACGAGTTACTGGGTCAGATGGGACTCTTCACCTAGTCGCCAGCTGATTCATGAAATCATCGACGCATTCGAAGACAGCTTAGAGAAGAAGAAACAAACGAAAAAGAAGAAGAACATAACTGGAAAGAAAGACCGTAGAAAGCGTTCAGGGAAGTCTTCAGCTCTTGCCAGTCCTAGCTTTGGTCCGAACGATTCAGAGGTTCCGAGTCGACTCAGTGACGAATCCATCACAAGTTCGAGTTCAAGCGAGTTGGTTGATGGTGCTTGTAGTTGCAACGACAGTTTGGAATCTACGGCGGAGTTACAGACCGGGAAGGCCTGTGAAGAGGGGGCGGCGGAGGAGGAGGAGAAGGGTTCAGTCAGGAGATTTGTGAGTTTCATTGGTGAGAAAGTTTTTGGTGTTTGGGGATAA
- the LOC106309653 gene encoding 1-aminocyclopropane-1-carboxylate oxidase 3-like yields the protein MEKNIKFPVVDLSKLNGEERDQTMALVDDACQNWGFFELLNHGIPYDLMDNIERMTKEHYKKFMEQKFKEMLRSKNLDTLETEVENVDWESTFFLHHLPQTNLYDIPDMSDEYRAAMKDFGKRLENLAEELLDLLCENLGLEKGYLKKVFSGTKGPTFGTKVSNYPPCPKPEMIKGLRAHTDAGGLILLFQDDKVSGLQLLKDGVWVDVPPLKHSIVINLGDQLEVITNGKYKSIMHRVMTQKEGNRMSIASFYNPGSDAEISPAPSLVEKDSDEYPSFVFDDYMKLYAGVKFQPKEPRFEAMKNVAATTDLNPVATVETF from the exons ATGGAGAAAAACATTAAGTTTCCTGTTGTAGACTTGTCTAAGCTAAATGGTGAAGAGAGAGACCAAACCATGGCTTTGGTCGACGATGCTTGTCAAAACTGGGGCTTCTTTGAG CTGCTAAACCATGGAATACCATATGATCTTATGGACAATATTGAGAGGATGACAAAGGAACACTACAAAAAATTTATGGAACAAAAGTTCAAAGAAATGCTTCGTTCCAAAAATTTAGATACTCTGGAGACTGAAGTTGAGAATGTTGATTGGGAAAGTACTTTCTTCCTTCACCATCTTCCTCAGACTAATCTCTACGACATCCCCGATATGTCAGATGAATACCG AGCGGCCATGAAGGACTTTGGGAAGAGGCTAGAGAACCTAGCGGAAGAACTGTTGGATTTGTTGTGTGAGAATCTAGGGTTGGAGAAAGGGTACTTGAAGAAGGTGTTTAGTGGGACAAAGGGTCCAACTTTTGGGACAAAGGTTAGCAACTATCCACCATGTCCTAAACCGGAGATGATCAAAGGGCTTAGGGCTCACACGGATGCAGGAGGCCTCATATTGCTATTTCAAGACGATAAGGTCAGTGGTCTTCAGCTTCTCAAAGATGGTGTTTGGGTTGATGTCCCTCCTCTCAAACACTCCATTGTCATCAATCTTGGTGACCAACTTGAG GTGATAACCAACGGGAAGTACAAGAGCATAATGCACCGTGTGATGACACAAAAAGAAGGAAACAGGATGTCTATAGCGTCGTTCTACAACCCTGGAAGTGATGCGGAGATCTCTCCCGCACCATCTCTAGTGGAGAAAGACTCTGATGAATATCCGAGTTTTGTGTTTGATGACTACATGAAGCTATATGCTGGAGTCAAGTTTCAGCCCAAGGAGCCACGTTTTGAGGCGATGAAGAATGTTGCAGCAACCACGGATTTGAACCCGGTGGCCACAGTCGAGACGTTCTAA